One region of Pirellulales bacterium genomic DNA includes:
- a CDS encoding PQQ-binding-like beta-propeller repeat protein, with protein MQFKITCCILSLLGCLDLTPAAADWPQFRGPNSDGVLALPAGTSPTIPREWSETSNLAWKVPLPGPGWSQPVVVGDNVYVTAAVSQKLAPPKGFSSGSGDFSSFLGGLKKAPDITIDWQVLCFDLATGEKRWQKTAVAAKPQHAIHPSNTYATETPVADQHGVYAYFAPSGKVVAFDPAGKLRWERDLGAYKTMQNLGPGSSPAICDGKMIINCFNEEKAFTVCLNTADGTPLWQVDRKETGTSWSTPLVWQTSAGRELVISGQKLMTGLDPATGKELWRIAGFEMPGASSPTCDAERIYWGYVSPFARTPLYAVPAGLRGDLSPAKGSKDIQDQAWSVKNGAPDMPTPLSVGGKLYILNDNIVRCFNAATGKELYKQRLQQLQNVAASPVAVGNLVLIVDEAGNAELLSQSEKYERVGGGKLADMFWSTPAVTPDAILFRGQEHLFCVRAK; from the coding sequence ATGCAATTCAAAATAACTTGCTGCATTTTAAGCCTGCTTGGATGCTTGGATTTGACACCAGCCGCCGCCGACTGGCCCCAGTTTCGCGGGCCGAACAGCGACGGCGTCCTGGCCCTGCCGGCTGGGACCAGCCCGACCATTCCCCGCGAATGGAGCGAAACGTCCAACCTGGCCTGGAAAGTCCCACTTCCCGGTCCTGGCTGGTCGCAACCGGTCGTGGTGGGAGATAACGTCTATGTCACCGCGGCCGTCAGCCAAAAACTCGCCCCGCCCAAGGGTTTTAGCTCTGGCAGTGGCGATTTTTCCTCTTTTTTAGGTGGATTAAAAAAAGCCCCGGATATCACGATCGATTGGCAGGTCCTATGTTTTGATTTGGCCACGGGAGAAAAACGGTGGCAAAAAACCGCCGTCGCCGCCAAGCCGCAGCACGCCATTCACCCCTCCAATACTTATGCCACCGAAACACCCGTTGCCGATCAACATGGAGTCTACGCCTATTTTGCCCCGTCGGGAAAGGTGGTCGCCTTTGATCCCGCGGGCAAACTGCGGTGGGAGCGGGACCTGGGTGCGTATAAAACCATGCAAAACCTAGGCCCGGGCAGTTCTCCCGCCATTTGCGATGGAAAAATGATCATTAATTGCTTTAACGAGGAAAAAGCATTTACCGTTTGCTTAAATACGGCGGATGGAACTCCACTCTGGCAGGTTGACCGTAAAGAAACAGGAACCTCGTGGAGTACACCTTTGGTCTGGCAAACCAGCGCGGGGAGAGAACTGGTGATTTCCGGTCAAAAGTTAATGACCGGCCTGGACCCTGCCACGGGAAAGGAACTCTGGCGGATTGCGGGGTTTGAAATGCCAGGGGCATCCTCCCCCACGTGTGATGCCGAACGCATTTATTGGGGGTATGTCAGTCCGTTTGCCCGAACGCCGTTGTATGCCGTTCCCGCGGGTTTGCGGGGAGATTTATCCCCGGCCAAGGGGAGCAAGGATATCCAGGATCAAGCCTGGTCGGTAAAGAATGGGGCGCCCGACATGCCGACGCCACTATCGGTGGGGGGAAAGCTGTACATCCTGAACGATAACATAGTGCGTTGTTTCAACGCCGCCACGGGCAAAGAACTGTATAAGCAGCGATTACAACAACTGCAAAATGTGGCGGCCTCGCCGGTGGCGGTGGGAAATCTGGTGCTCATTGTCGATGAAGCGGGGAACGCCGAACTTTTAAGCCAGTCCGAAAAGTACGAACGCGTCGGCGGGGGAAAGCTGGCAGATATGTTTTGGTCGACACCCGCGGTCACGCCAGACGCGATCCTCTTTCGGGGGCAAGAGCACTTATTTTGTGTCCGGGCAAAATAA
- the uvrA gene encoding excinuclease ABC subunit UvrA — protein MKSRQLPPVAGSPNFLELRGAAVHNLRNLNLDLPLQKFIVLCGVSGSGKTSLALDTLYAEGQRRYIESFSTDIRQFLQKLEKPNIASIRGLPPAVAITPDHRATGSRGTVGGATELDEYLRLLFARAAVPSCPNCQRPLRGWTPADAAAFLGQLSPDVRLLVTIVSQIPMQSRESADHFGQFITTQREQGYLRILFRGKIYHLDEGAQRTELEQAWLTGEDPDAEVEIVLDRLRTGTATAERLRESLEAAFSKGNGHAQVYAAARDHSLSENSPEPRPVSISGEPYSRWSFSRDIRCSVCGVTLASPQPQLFNPHSPLGACSHCQGSGSLVDLDLARVVPDPTKTLRDGAIAPWNGAAYNHELTQLLSLAEALQIPLDMPYAQLTPAQRKLIEQGSPQHKFGGLRGFFAKLEKKRHKAAVRTFLSHWRGSRPCPACHGSRLNSAALAYRLAGQTITQWQGQTVDQLQSLCQDQLEKSANQPTQEMLLRQLANRLEYLRQIGLEYLTLDRQFRTLSGGEAQRVRLTAALGSSLVNVLYVLDEPAGGLHPSETGKMIAFLGALRDRGNTVLAVEHASSLLLAADHLVEIGPGAGERGGNLVFQGTPAEILTHPNSQTGAYLAGEAGHESRPTTRPTQQGWLRLTGARGHHLQNLTVEFPLGLLCVITGVSGAGKSTLLEQTLYPALCRKKKISAPPPLPYTELSGDGPIEDVILVDQRPIGKSPRSNPATYLKIFDEIRKLFAETADAKARNFGPGHFSFNVPGGRCETCRGDGTLRIDMQFLPDVFVNCHECQGSRFRDEVLKVEYRNRNIAEVLALTAREAFTFFRGAPHIQARLKQLLDVGLDYLRLGQAANTLSGGEAQRLKLAGYIAALKRSRTLFLLDEPTAGLHFSDVRQLCGCFEALLDVGHSLIVADHHPMLLSAADYVIELGPGPARLGGRITGTGTPGDFMQKPESLTGNVLREWRIMSG, from the coding sequence ATGAAGTCAAGACAGCTTCCTCCGGTCGCGGGTTCGCCCAATTTTTTGGAATTGCGCGGCGCGGCGGTGCATAATTTGCGCAACCTCAATCTGGATTTGCCTTTACAAAAATTCATCGTGCTCTGTGGGGTCAGTGGCAGCGGTAAAACCAGCCTTGCCCTGGACACCCTTTATGCCGAAGGTCAACGCCGCTACATCGAAAGCTTTTCCACCGATATCCGCCAATTTCTGCAAAAACTGGAAAAGCCCAATATCGCTAGCATCCGGGGGCTCCCCCCTGCCGTGGCAATCACCCCGGATCACCGCGCGACAGGCAGCCGGGGGACCGTGGGGGGAGCGACCGAGCTGGACGAGTATCTGCGACTGCTGTTTGCCCGCGCGGCGGTCCCCTCTTGCCCCAACTGCCAGCGTCCCTTACGGGGTTGGACTCCCGCGGATGCTGCGGCATTCCTCGGCCAGCTTTCCCCGGATGTGCGGCTGCTGGTGACGATCGTGTCGCAAATTCCTATGCAATCTCGGGAATCCGCCGACCATTTTGGTCAGTTTATCACCACGCAGCGCGAACAGGGATATTTGCGCATCTTGTTCCGGGGCAAGATTTATCATTTAGATGAGGGAGCGCAACGGACGGAACTGGAACAAGCGTGGCTGACAGGGGAAGATCCCGACGCGGAAGTGGAAATTGTCCTGGATCGGCTGAGGACTGGCACCGCCACGGCGGAACGGTTGCGGGAATCGCTAGAAGCGGCCTTTAGTAAGGGGAACGGCCACGCCCAGGTGTATGCCGCCGCGCGGGATCACTCGCTATCTGAAAATTCGCCCGAACCACGGCCCGTTAGTATATCTGGCGAGCCATACAGCCGCTGGAGTTTTTCCCGCGATATTCGGTGCTCTGTCTGCGGGGTTACTCTGGCGTCCCCCCAACCACAACTCTTTAATCCCCACAGTCCCCTAGGAGCCTGTTCCCACTGCCAAGGAAGCGGCAGCCTCGTGGATCTGGACCTGGCGCGGGTTGTTCCCGATCCGACCAAAACATTGCGTGACGGGGCGATCGCGCCGTGGAACGGAGCGGCATATAACCATGAATTGACACAACTGTTGTCGCTGGCGGAAGCATTGCAAATCCCCCTGGATATGCCGTATGCGCAATTAACCCCTGCCCAGCGAAAATTGATAGAACAAGGATCGCCCCAGCACAAGTTTGGCGGTTTGCGCGGGTTCTTTGCCAAGCTGGAAAAAAAGCGGCACAAGGCCGCCGTACGCACGTTTCTGAGTCACTGGCGGGGAAGCAGACCCTGCCCCGCGTGCCACGGATCACGGCTTAATTCCGCCGCGCTGGCTTATCGGCTAGCTGGACAGACCATCACCCAATGGCAGGGACAGACCGTGGACCAATTGCAATCGCTTTGCCAGGATCAATTGGAAAAATCCGCCAATCAACCCACGCAAGAAATGTTGCTGCGGCAACTCGCCAATCGTCTGGAATACTTGCGGCAGATTGGGCTGGAATATTTAACCCTGGACCGGCAATTTCGCACACTCAGTGGTGGCGAAGCGCAGCGGGTGCGGCTGACCGCGGCGCTGGGATCCAGCTTGGTCAATGTGCTGTATGTGCTGGATGAACCGGCGGGAGGCCTGCACCCCAGCGAAACAGGCAAGATGATCGCGTTTCTGGGCGCGCTGCGCGATCGTGGTAACACCGTGCTGGCGGTCGAGCACGCATCCTCGCTGCTGCTGGCCGCGGATCATCTGGTGGAAATTGGCCCTGGCGCGGGGGAACGGGGAGGAAACCTGGTCTTTCAAGGGACACCCGCGGAGATTTTAACCCACCCCAATAGCCAAACCGGCGCGTACCTGGCTGGCGAGGCGGGGCACGAATCGCGTCCCACCACCCGCCCCACCCAGCAGGGCTGGCTGCGGCTGACGGGCGCGCGGGGGCATCACCTACAAAATCTAACGGTGGAATTTCCGCTGGGCCTGTTATGCGTGATCACTGGCGTCAGCGGCGCGGGCAAAAGCACGCTGCTGGAACAGACGCTTTATCCCGCGCTTTGCCGCAAGAAAAAAATCTCGGCCCCACCCCCGCTCCCTTACACCGAACTGAGCGGCGATGGGCCGATCGAGGATGTGATCTTGGTCGATCAGCGGCCCATCGGCAAATCCCCCCGGTCCAATCCCGCGACGTATCTCAAAATCTTTGATGAAATCCGGAAACTGTTTGCCGAGACCGCCGATGCCAAGGCGCGCAACTTTGGGCCGGGGCATTTTAGCTTTAACGTCCCGGGGGGCCGCTGTGAAACCTGTCGAGGCGACGGGACGTTGCGCATCGATATGCAGTTTTTGCCTGATGTGTTTGTCAACTGCCACGAATGCCAAGGATCTCGCTTTCGCGACGAAGTCCTCAAGGTCGAATACCGCAACCGCAACATCGCCGAAGTCCTGGCCCTGACCGCGCGCGAGGCGTTTACGTTTTTTCGCGGAGCTCCGCACATCCAGGCCCGTCTGAAACAACTGCTGGATGTGGGGCTGGATTATTTGCGTCTGGGCCAGGCGGCCAACACCCTTTCCGGCGGCGAGGCGCAACGGCTTAAGTTGGCCGGTTACATTGCCGCGCTCAAGCGCTCGCGCACGCTGTTTTTGTTGGATGAGCCGACCGCCGGACTGCATTTTTCGGACGTGCGGCAATTGTGCGGCTGCTTTGAGGCGCTCTTGGATGTGGGTCATTCCTTGATTGTGGCCGACCATCACCCCATGTTGCTCTCCGCCGCCGATTACGTGATCGAGTTGGGGCCCGGTCCCGCGCGCCTTGGGGGACGGATCACCGGCACCGGTACACCAGGGGACTTTATGCAAAAGCCAGAGAGCCTGACGGGAAATGTGCTGCGGGAATGGCGAATCATGAGTGGGTAG
- a CDS encoding four helix bundle protein has protein sequence MGTEVRNFRELQVWQRGMDLAVRVCRAVSTFPNYEMYGLASQLRRAAISIPSNIAEGSARSGTREFLNFLSIAQGSLAEVETQLEIAFRLNYVQTTTFEEFLSETQQLTRMLFGLRNSLQKRLEQK, from the coding sequence ATGGGTACGGAAGTGCGTAATTTTCGCGAACTCCAAGTTTGGCAGCGGGGGATGGATTTGGCCGTGAGAGTTTGCCGAGCGGTTTCAACTTTTCCAAACTATGAAATGTATGGCTTGGCATCGCAACTGCGACGGGCCGCGATTTCCATCCCCTCAAACATAGCCGAAGGGAGTGCTCGCTCTGGAACTCGCGAATTCCTCAATTTCTTGTCCATTGCCCAAGGTTCCCTGGCTGAAGTGGAAACACAACTGGAAATCGCGTTCAGATTAAACTATGTTCAAACCACCACCTTTGAGGAATTTTTGTCCGAAACCCAACAATTGACAAGAATGCTGTTTGGCTTACGCAACTCATTGCAAAAAAGGTTGGAACAAAAATAG
- a CDS encoding DNA polymerase III subunit, which translates to MWRNIYGHDHLAEYFQTAVARGRLASTFLFVGPTGVGKHTFARQLAQTLLCHQRSVERFVPCDMCESCRLFLAGNHPDLHEVRKPEDKSEIPVALLIGDLTRNMRMKEGFSYEMHLKPYLGNMRVGIIDDADYLNQEGVNSLLKLLEEPPPHTAIILISHDVNQQLPTIRSRAQLIRFRPLSTENLRAALGQTDLAADPAALERALQLANGSVGQALETSHPDFWQFRQRLFASLAKLPLNNVALAREVLEFVEAAGKEARDRRPRLIWAMLQTAEFYRHLARALCGQADTADPTLAAALATAQRQEGWDIEAVLHCAERSLAATEHVERYLNQNILCEAWLEELSVTLSPVGSA; encoded by the coding sequence ATGTGGCGCAATATTTACGGACACGATCACCTGGCGGAATATTTCCAAACCGCCGTCGCGCGGGGGCGACTGGCCAGCACGTTCCTCTTCGTCGGCCCCACTGGCGTAGGGAAGCACACGTTCGCCAGACAACTGGCCCAGACGCTGCTTTGCCATCAACGGTCGGTGGAACGGTTTGTCCCGTGCGACATGTGTGAAAGCTGCCGATTGTTCCTGGCGGGAAACCACCCGGATTTGCATGAAGTGCGCAAGCCCGAGGATAAAAGCGAAATTCCCGTCGCGCTGCTCATTGGCGATTTGACCCGCAACATGCGCATGAAAGAAGGCTTTAGCTATGAAATGCATCTCAAGCCCTATCTGGGAAACATGCGCGTCGGGATCATTGACGATGCCGATTATCTCAATCAAGAAGGGGTCAACTCGCTGCTCAAATTATTGGAAGAACCCCCGCCTCATACCGCGATCATCCTGATCAGCCACGACGTCAACCAGCAGCTACCCACGATCCGCTCCCGCGCTCAACTCATTCGCTTTCGCCCCCTCTCGACCGAAAATCTGCGCGCCGCCCTGGGGCAAACGGATCTAGCCGCCGATCCCGCCGCACTCGAGCGCGCGTTGCAACTGGCCAACGGCAGCGTGGGCCAGGCACTCGAAACCTCCCACCCCGATTTTTGGCAGTTCCGCCAGCGATTGTTTGCCTCCCTGGCCAAATTGCCGCTGAACAATGTCGCACTCGCCCGCGAGGTGCTGGAATTTGTCGAAGCCGCCGGCAAAGAGGCCCGCGATCGACGTCCCCGCCTGATTTGGGCGATGCTGCAAACCGCCGAGTTTTATCGGCACTTGGCCCGCGCGCTATGCGGACAGGCCGATACCGCGGATCCAACTCTTGCCGCCGCGCTCGCCACCGCGCAGCGGCAGGAGGGGTGGGATATCGAGGCCGTGCTACACTGCGCCGAACGGTCCCTTGCCGCCACCGAGCATGTCGAACGCTACCTCAACCAAAACATCCTCTGCGAAGCCTGGCTCGAGGAACTGAGTGTTACGCTAAGCCCCGTGGGAAGTGCGTAG
- a CDS encoding DUF1559 domain-containing protein has protein sequence MGIRPARSRAFTLVELLVVIGIIGLLVALLLPAIQQARSAAHRTQCQNNLRQIGTALANYHNANKSFPEGCWGPTDDPVMRQAWGWGTLLLPFIEEEPLFKQINPRQNRLQWILANPFTQKHLRKWISVYRCPADPIEVLQSDSRTLSGFVFNSQSPSRPNGGGFGPALLGHILPDGSSGGHSHSNDFGVRVAVSHYVGSFGDFWLTNSADWQPADFAGNGLFGGNTVVRIREVTDGTSKTLAIGERGSASFAAVWAGAEGWDRCEREGIPNVLATAFYPLNIPPEPYYLSCDPRGAAGYGSQHTGGAQFVFADGSVHFLSDEIQFANSADPAKLGVFQRLARRKDGQEVPSWQP, from the coding sequence ATGGGCATCCGCCCGGCGCGGTCGCGCGCCTTTACCCTGGTCGAACTGCTGGTGGTAATTGGCATCATTGGCCTGTTGGTCGCGCTCTTATTACCCGCGATCCAACAGGCTCGTAGCGCGGCACACCGCACCCAGTGCCAGAACAATTTACGGCAGATCGGCACCGCGCTCGCGAACTATCACAATGCCAACAAGTCCTTCCCCGAAGGGTGCTGGGGGCCGACGGACGACCCCGTGATGCGGCAGGCGTGGGGCTGGGGGACGCTGTTGTTGCCATTCATCGAGGAAGAACCTCTCTTTAAGCAAATCAACCCGCGCCAGAATCGCCTGCAATGGATCCTGGCCAATCCCTTTACCCAAAAGCACCTCCGCAAGTGGATCAGCGTGTATCGCTGCCCCGCCGACCCGATTGAAGTCTTGCAAAGCGACAGCCGCACGCTGAGCGGCTTTGTGTTTAATAGCCAATCACCGAGCCGACCTAACGGCGGCGGCTTTGGCCCCGCGCTCCTTGGGCATATTTTGCCTGACGGCTCAAGCGGCGGGCATTCGCACTCTAATGACTTTGGCGTGCGGGTGGCGGTGTCGCACTATGTTGGCTCGTTTGGCGATTTTTGGCTGACAAACTCTGCCGATTGGCAACCCGCCGACTTTGCCGGCAATGGCCTGTTTGGCGGGAATACCGTCGTGCGCATCCGGGAAGTGACCGATGGCACCAGCAAAACCCTGGCCATCGGCGAGCGCGGTTCGGCCTCCTTTGCCGCGGTTTGGGCCGGTGCCGAAGGGTGGGACCGCTGTGAGCGCGAGGGGATTCCCAATGTGCTGGCCACCGCCTTTTATCCGCTAAATATCCCCCCGGAACCGTATTATCTCAGTTGCGACCCACGCGGGGCGGCGGGTTATGGCAGCCAGCACACCGGCGGGGCGCAGTTTGTCTTTGCCGACGGCAGCGTCCATTTCCTCAGCGATGAAATTCAATTCGCCAACTCCGCCGATCCCGCCAAACTGGGCGTGTTCCAGCGTTTGGCCCGCCGCAAAGATGGCCAGGAAGTTCCTAGTTGGCAGCCGTAG
- a CDS encoding DUF1579 domain-containing protein, protein MSLRTILPTTLLACWTVAAVYAIEVPKPDPGQKEHAWLKQLVGPWEVELEAKDTEGKVLMQCKQNISYRMLGNLWVVADIEMLDGQNTILGLQTIGYDPKAKQYVGTWVDSMHNHLWNYSGSVDEAGKKLTLEATGPNMLLPPGAVPQMVQYRDAYELVSPDEMKVESSMQMPDGKWMVFMSGKAVRKQQPAAR, encoded by the coding sequence ATGAGCTTACGCACAATTTTGCCTACGACGCTTTTGGCCTGTTGGACGGTCGCGGCCGTGTACGCCATCGAAGTACCTAAACCAGATCCGGGGCAAAAGGAACACGCGTGGCTCAAGCAGTTGGTCGGCCCCTGGGAAGTCGAACTAGAGGCCAAGGATACCGAGGGGAAAGTGTTGATGCAGTGCAAGCAAAACATCAGCTACCGGATGCTGGGCAATCTGTGGGTCGTGGCGGATATTGAAATGCTGGATGGGCAAAATACGATTCTCGGGTTGCAAACGATCGGCTACGACCCTAAGGCCAAGCAGTACGTCGGCACGTGGGTGGATTCGATGCATAACCATTTGTGGAACTATAGCGGCAGTGTCGATGAGGCCGGCAAGAAGTTGACGTTGGAAGCGACCGGCCCGAATATGTTACTGCCGCCAGGAGCTGTGCCGCAGATGGTCCAATATCGTGATGCGTACGAACTGGTCTCGCCGGACGAGATGAAGGTTGAGTCGTCGATGCAGATGCCGGACGGCAAGTGGATGGTATTTATGTCCGGCAAAGCCGTGCGCAAGCAGCAACCCGCGGCGAGGTAG
- a CDS encoding lipase family protein, with the protein MSHILTEDDLGSVANAQFLALAADYSYSPQSVASKKFADDLGLDAQLYEVDNTQAYVATNADHIVVAFRGTESPTSIDGLKDWFLTDALNLLIVPEGRLGTDLMAAGVGARFHQGFVHAIGEIWDPVFAGIEAEWKKSERPIWITGHSLGGALAHLSAWLLQRKMINVHQVYTFGSPMIGNEAAMRAFNKELKGKIFRYVNDPDPVPKLPTLSLIANEFAHCDREMALAVTATTASSAAEMFRQFAAKTIQGVLNLNLMNELWAEILARVQAHEMNAYRKLIV; encoded by the coding sequence ATGAGTCACATCCTGACCGAAGATGACCTGGGTTCCGTGGCTAATGCGCAATTTTTAGCGTTGGCCGCGGATTATTCCTACTCCCCCCAATCCGTCGCCAGTAAAAAATTTGCCGACGACCTGGGCCTGGACGCCCAGCTCTATGAAGTGGACAACACCCAGGCGTATGTGGCAACCAACGCGGACCACATTGTGGTGGCGTTTCGCGGGACAGAGTCCCCCACCAGCATTGACGGGCTAAAGGACTGGTTTTTGACCGATGCGCTGAATTTACTCATTGTGCCGGAGGGGCGTTTGGGGACGGACCTGATGGCGGCGGGAGTGGGAGCGCGCTTTCATCAGGGGTTTGTGCATGCGATTGGCGAGATTTGGGATCCAGTGTTTGCGGGGATCGAGGCCGAATGGAAAAAGTCCGAACGGCCGATTTGGATCACGGGGCACAGCCTGGGGGGCGCGCTCGCGCATCTGTCGGCGTGGTTGCTGCAGCGAAAAATGATCAACGTGCACCAGGTTTACACGTTTGGCTCACCCATGATCGGCAACGAGGCGGCGATGCGGGCTTTTAATAAGGAGCTGAAAGGAAAGATTTTTCGGTATGTTAATGACCCGGATCCCGTGCCCAAGCTTCCCACGCTGAGCCTGATCGCCAATGAGTTTGCCCATTGCGACCGCGAGATGGCTCTGGCTGTTACCGCCACGACCGCCAGCAGCGCCGCCGAAATGTTTCGCCAATTTGCCGCCAAGACGATCCAGGGGGTGTTGAATTTAAACCTTATGAATGAACTCTGGGCGGAAATCCTAGCCCGCGTCCAGGCGCACGAAATGAACGCCTATCGCAAGTTGATTGTCTAA
- a CDS encoding class I SAM-dependent methyltransferase: protein MKRFITMFVCGRIAIALILCGAWQLCGGWHYSWGAEEPAAAAPPAATTSPSQTASAAEPTTDNTLSSPEELPPALEAYKGRTIAQTMHYAGAPWLTRENREREEECSTLLKTLKLQPGQVVCDMGCGNGFYALKIAPTLGEKGKVLCVDIQSEMLKLLAERAKEENISNYELILGSPIDPRLPAGKVDLILCVDVYHEFSHPEQMLAAMRRSLAPGGRLVLVEFRLEDPNVPIKELHKMSKKQILKELEPNGFKLVEQFDKLPWQHVMFFEADPQFQPTPAPPGNTQP from the coding sequence ATGAAACGATTTATTACGATGTTTGTATGTGGCAGGATAGCGATTGCGCTCATTTTGTGCGGTGCATGGCAATTGTGCGGCGGATGGCATTACAGTTGGGGGGCGGAAGAACCCGCCGCGGCCGCTCCCCCTGCCGCGACAACCTCTCCGTCGCAAACCGCCTCAGCCGCGGAGCCGACCACTGACAATACGCTCTCCTCGCCGGAGGAACTTCCCCCCGCGCTGGAAGCGTACAAAGGGCGCACCATCGCCCAAACTATGCATTACGCGGGGGCTCCCTGGCTGACGCGGGAAAACCGCGAACGGGAAGAGGAATGCAGCACGCTGTTAAAAACGCTGAAGCTGCAACCCGGCCAGGTCGTCTGCGACATGGGCTGCGGCAACGGTTTTTATGCGTTAAAAATCGCTCCGACACTAGGCGAAAAGGGAAAAGTCCTGTGTGTGGATATCCAGTCGGAAATGCTGAAACTACTGGCGGAGCGGGCCAAAGAGGAAAATATTTCCAATTATGAGTTGATCTTGGGCTCGCCCATTGATCCGCGGTTGCCGGCTGGGAAGGTGGATTTGATTTTGTGCGTGGATGTTTATCATGAGTTTTCGCATCCCGAACAGATGCTGGCCGCCATGCGGCGGTCCCTGGCGCCGGGGGGCCGGCTGGTGCTGGTGGAATTTCGCCTGGAAGACCCCAACGTGCCAATCAAGGAACTGCATAAAATGAGCAAAAAGCAAATCCTTAAGGAACTAGAGCCCAACGGTTTCAAGCTCGTCGAACAATTTGACAAGCTCCCCTGGCAGCATGTCATGTTTTTTGAGGCCGATCCCCAGTTTCAACCCACCCCCGCCCCCCCTGGCAACACTCAACCATGA
- the rnpA gene encoding ribonuclease P protein component, with protein MPPTPPTPESFPPRLRLRSPREYARVYARKVSVAQPSLSVCGCENDLPHPRLGLSVSRKVGNAVARNRWKRLLREAFRLEQTAWPGGVDYVVIPRAPEPPELALLRAELAEMAQKLARRLTKFPPRADQPRRNPQQR; from the coding sequence GTGCCCCCCACCCCCCCCACGCCCGAGAGTTTTCCCCCCCGGCTACGCCTGCGCAGCCCACGAGAGTACGCGCGGGTCTACGCGCGCAAGGTATCGGTCGCCCAGCCATCGCTCTCCGTTTGCGGTTGCGAAAACGACCTGCCGCACCCTCGATTGGGTTTGTCGGTTTCACGTAAAGTGGGCAACGCGGTGGCGCGTAATCGCTGGAAGCGGCTCTTGCGCGAGGCGTTTCGGCTGGAGCAGACCGCGTGGCCCGGCGGTGTGGATTACGTGGTGATCCCGCGTGCTCCCGAACCGCCGGAACTCGCGCTGTTACGGGCGGAGTTGGCCGAAATGGCCCAAAAACTCGCCCGGCGGTTGACCAAGTTCCCCCCCCGCGCGGATCAGCCGCGGCGCAATCCCCAGCAGCGTTAA
- the yidD gene encoding membrane protein insertion efficiency factor YidD codes for MLIHLWQFLLSLPALVLIGLVRLYQWTLSPWIGRYCRFSPTCSNYFIQAVRKYGAVRGAWRGTLRICRCHPWHPGGYDPP; via the coding sequence ATGTTGATTCATCTCTGGCAATTTTTACTTTCGCTTCCCGCGCTCGTGCTCATTGGGCTGGTGCGTCTGTACCAGTGGACGCTTAGCCCGTGGATTGGGCGGTACTGCCGGTTCTCCCCCACGTGCAGCAATTACTTTATCCAGGCGGTGCGCAAGTACGGCGCGGTGCGGGGTGCGTGGCGGGGGACGCTGCGGATCTGCCGCTGCCATCCGTGGCATCCGGGGGGATATGATCCGCCGTAG